The genomic window AGAAGGTCAAGGCGAAGTGAGCATGGCTCAGTTTCTTGGATTCCTTGGACTGTTTAAcatgttatttttctttcctGTTGCATTGTTCTTGAATTTCACCAAGCTGGAGCCATTCCACAGGCTGACATGGGAGCAAGTTGGTCTTATTGTTGGAAAAGGTAGGTTTGCAGTTTACGCATGACCATAATGTGAGCTATAATAATGcattgtgtttgtgtgtgtaaacCTTTGCGTTGttttaaatataacattgtAGGAAGTCATAACGGAATAACTTCGTAAAAGATCATAAAAGCTCAAACTATCCATGGACTAGCACTAACATCAAGCTGTTGTGTTCTTTACAGGTTTGTTAGATAATGTTTTGAGTGACTACTTGTGGGCAAAAGCAATCCTTCTCACAACAACAACAGTAGCCACGGCTGGTCTCACGATCCAAGTTCCAATTGCTGCCATTGTGGATACACTAACAGGTCATGCTCCTCATCTATTGGACTACATCGGAGCTGCTGCTGTGTTGGTCGGTTTTGCTGGCATCAACATACCTGTAGGCACTCCACAGGGTTCTCAGCAAGAGCAGGAAACTCCTATCGTCAGTATGGTTGATGATCCAGTCCATTTACCAAGTGATAGAAATGCTACTAGCATGGTTGATGATCCAGTCTATTTACCAAGTGATAGAAATGCTACTGGTGCTGTTCAATAAGGACCGGCTTGGCTTTGGAGTTTGTCacaatgtatatttttttcgaGGAAAATTTTCATAATGTATATTATCAAGTAATGTATAAGGATGCGAGATCAGTACAGTTACTGTAATTGTTCCCCCTTGCCATGAAAATCATAGAGAAGGGGATAGACAGGGATTGGAATTAGATTAACATGCTTTCCTTGCTCATAATTTTGAGCAACTAGCCAGTTGTGTTCGTTTTTGAGTTAAGCATGATTATGAAAACATTCAAGAGATTGAATAGAACATGTGTGTACTAAACATTCAAACCACtcgtgttcttttttcttttttttgtcggGAGCTTAGATCACACTCACTTTCAAGAGATTGAATAAAACATGTACCTTTTGAGTCGGGTTCTATCTAAAAATTGAGTCGTTCCGCCCATAGGGTGGTGTCGTAGATGCACCTTGGTAAATGCGATCATATCTTCTAGCAATGAGCCAATGAGAAGTTGAGAACGCTAACCAAGAAGCCACTTGAATTAGGAGGCAATGCTAATAATCCTGATGGTGAGGAGTGATGCTTTAGGAAAACAAGGGAAACAAAGCAACAAGCATTATGCTTGTCTTTTTCGCAATCCCTCTCGCTGATACTCCCTTCCAAATATCCCTCGCTGACTGGTGATTCTTTTTAGGGAAACACGGGCATTGTGCTAGttctagattaaaaaaaaaaggttagaaTAACTTTCGCTGGCTGTCGTCCGCTGCCGCGCCatcgtccccccccccccccccccccctcccccatctcGTGCAGCCGTCCGCCGCCTTGAAGCCACCGGCGTCGCCTCGTCGGCGCGCTACATGATCGAGCACGCCTCGGCGTCGGAGGCTGCGCCGAAGcttccgttgccgccgccgccgtagaggccgccgttgccgccgctgtcgccgccattGGTcccgatgctgctgctgccgtcgagtccgccgccgccattggcgctgtgcccgccaccgccgttggCGCCATAgtgatggtgatgatggtgTACGGTGACGTCGGGTCGACCGTCtccagccggcggcggtggcttcttcttcttcttcaagcTCTTCCAGCACTGGCTCCGGTAGATGTAGGCGCCACCGCACGCCGAGAAGAGAGACGCGATCATCGTAACGAACACTTGAACCCATGACCATGACTTACAGTTGCAGACGAACACGCGACGCTCATCCCCGCCGGAATGGCCGTCGCCGCCAGAACCatcattgccgccgccgccagtgcATGCAGGGAAGCCAGCATAGCAGGGGAGCGCGGGTGGAGAGAAGTACGAAACGTCTGGTGGAGAGTAGAAAAtgggtggaggtggcggcggcggtgagagAGGTGGTGGGCAGAAGATCgcagggggagggggagcacCGGAGATGATATAATCCATCTGAGCTACGCGGTGGAGAGGATGAAGCTAGGGCGACAGAGtcgcggagagagagagacagagcgCACGCCGGCGAAGAAGATGGGAGGGTTTTGTAGTTGGAGGCTGGAGACCAGTCTTCCTCCCTCTGCTCAcggtgggccagaaaaaacccaGCAAAACAGGGTTTCCTTCCCAGAATGTGTAGGTTCCTCCCTCTGCTCATGATGGGTCAAAAAAAACCAggttttcctcttctcatagtGGGTCAAAAACCTAGCAAAACAGGTTTTCCTTCCCAGAATGAGTAGGTTCCTCCCTCTGCTCATGGTGTCTTTGGTGTGTCCAAAACCCAGCAAAACAGGTTTTCCTTCCCAGATTAGAATGGGTAGGTTGGGCTAAAATTGACCCACCTAGCTCTGCTGCCTCTGCATCCCCAGGCCAGCCTCTCCAGGCTCCACTATTCTCTTGTTTTGGGCCTGTTctttcgtttcttttttttcaaatgcaGAATTAGGCCACTGGCTTCCATACTAGTGCTATATatggaggggggagggaggtaTATATGGATGGTTGAATGTGACACCTCTTGGAGCATCTCAACTGTTTATTCCGATCATCGAGCCAAAAGGCCAGTACAGGCCAAGGTTTAGATCAGCTGAAAGAGACGCTTCAGATCCGTTGAAAGAGACAGGGTCTTTCtgatagaaaaatatatgatgacgTGCCATGAGCCTCTTAATATCTTGTACTAGTGGCTAATCAAATATGGTTAGATTTGGAAATGGCCTGCATGGTAGTGGCACACCGGGCTCTCCTAGTACTTCTCTCGGCAAGAGTGACATTGACGCTGGCACTACAAACTCATCCGCTGACTGCTGGATCATCATATGTTGACCATCACCATTATTTCTATATAGCAAATCTTTTCGCAATAccattatataattttttttcgacATGGAACTATATTACATCTTCACATGATGAATGCTGTATAGTAATACATACGTTATTCATTATAAAAGGTTTTCttattattatctaaaaaaaggttTTCTTATTGAAACATAAGCTTATTGCTAACAATACAGTAATAGCATTAGAAGTACTACTAGCGCGTTTgaacaaaatatcaaattacTCCTCTAAACTATTGTGACAATTTACCAACTTAACGGTTACACCAGGCTACCCAAACTCGTTAATCCAAATAAATTACCCTTTGAACACTCTTTTAGGCGGTTTTGGCATGAGATGGCACACATGGTGCAACCAGCACTCTTATcagtataataataataataataataataataataataataataataataataataatgtccatagaacccacatgtcagatcTCTCCGCCTTCTCTATTTCTCTATTTCTACTCAACAACAGGAGAGACGAGGGAACTCAGCAACGGTTGAAGGTAGATTGGAGCTCAGGCAATGCGATCAACGGTGACAACGGTCTTTGAAGCAAATCCCTTCTAAAGCACTCACCTCAATGCTGACCAAGTGACCGTCCCCCGCTGGCTGACGAATCTCGCGAAGAGCCTCCTCTCCACCCCGTTGTCACCTTCTCCCTCGCAGCAAAACTAGATGCCAGGACCGACGAGGAGGCCCGCATCCTACTACCTCCCATCTCTGGCttggcctcctcctctgctaAGGTCACAGCAGTGCTCGACGCCATCTTTGGGGGATGGCACCATGAGGGAGAGAGAATAGTAACGGTATTATTTATAAAAGCGATCCAATAACAACGAAACAATATAGTTTTCACTATGTTAGGATTCAACATGCTTTAATGTATGATATGACTTGATTGCTTATAAAGTCTTCTGGATCAGCAGCGAAGAACAACCAATCTTCCGAAACAATGACGTCTACACAGCAAACGCAAAATTaaaataggcaaaatttgctacaggacacttaaaaaacgtgtaattggtCCGCAAAAACGAGACACGGCTAATGGACACtacaaaaaatgtgtaattggctATAAGACACCAaagacaatattttataatatccagGTCAAAAGAGGTGAGAAATTTTCGAAATAGCAAGATTGCCCCTGGCTCCATCTTCCTCCACCTGaaatcacacacaaaaaaattagcagggagcagccgccggcgaggtTGTCCACGGCAAGAGAGCAAGTAGCGGCGACCGCGCACCAGGAGCGGccgacggcgtggaggcggaCGCGGTCGGGGAGGgagcgcgagggcggcggtgacggcggcgcggagcgcgaGCAGGAGGTGGCCGTGCGCGAGGAGGCTGTTGAACGCTGGCCGATATGAGGCTTGCTGTGGCCGCCGGTTGCTGGGTCTCGTCGGTACACCTACACATCCATGATCTTGGGTCTCGCAATGCACGGCCGCGGTGAGGACGCCATGTCTCTATTCGCCGGCATGCAACGAGCCGGTGTGACGCCGAACGAGGTGACCCTCCTCGGTGTCCTCACGGCGTGCTGTCATGCCGGACTCATCGAGGAGGGGCTCCACCAACTCGACGCCACGCCAGAACCTCGCATCGAGCACTTCGGCTGCGTCGTCAACATGCTCGACCGCGCCGGGAGACTAGACGAGGCAGAGGAGCTCGTCGCGGCAATGCCAGCACACCCCGACGCGCTCATCTGGGGCTCGCTGCTCGCCGCATGCCGCGCACACGACGACATCGAGCGCGCCGAGCGGGTGATGCGGCGGCGCACCACCGACGCTGACGCGGACGCCGGCGACTACGTGCTGCTATCGAacacgtacgcgtcgaatggccACCACGGCGAGGCGGTGAAGGTGAGGAGGCAGATGAGGAGGAACGAGATCGACAAGGTCCCCGACTGCAGCCTCATCGAGATCGACGGCGTCGTGCACGAATTCAAAGCAATCCCAGCAAATTCCATCCGATAAAAACACAACAAGATTCATCAAAGAACAGGTTATCCGATTGATCGATTGATCACTGTAGATAACAAGATTCATAGAACCAAGGATGCAAGATTTCCACTTGAATTTTCTACTTCTAGCTGTACATGAGATTTCAGAAGGCATTATTTGGCTTTATTGGTTATTGCTGCAAGAAGTTGATGCTCATTTGGGCTTGTGATTGGCAGCGGCCATGTCGACGGCCGGCCTCTCGACGTCCTCCATGTCCTCCTCGCGGACGAACACAGCCTGGTCAAGCACCGACGgcgagccgccggccgccgccgctctgcagTGGTCGTGGTTTTTGGTGCCGGAGACAGCAGCCTCGTCGGCCAGACTCGTGGTCGGGCACCCATGCGTCCTCCGGGCCGCCCTCCACCGTCTCGTCCTCCGGGAGCGCCTCCACGTTCTTGCGGttcagcgccgcctccacctgcgctccggcgacgccgcctgccgccgtggACGCCCTCCTGCTCCTCCGGCTGAGCCTAGGCGTTAATCAAACGTACGCGTCAAATGGTTTTCGGTGCTGATGTCGAACACGTACGCATCGAATGGCCATCGCCGGCCTCGCGCGTAGCCGCCTCCTGCTAGCGCTCCACACCGCCGCCCTCGTGCTCCCTCCCCGGCCTGaccgcgtccgcctccgcgccgtcggccgctcCTGGCGCGCGGTTGCCACTACCCGCTCCACAGGACAAActcgccggcggctgctcctTGCTCACAGGTGGAGGAAGATGGAGCCAGGGGCAATCTTGCTATTTCGAAAAATTTCTCACCTCTTTAGACCcggatattataaaatattgtttcGGTGTGCTATAcctaattacataattttttatagTGTCCATCAGCTGTGTCTCGTTTTTGCGGTGACTCTCAGCCAATTACAAGtttttttgagtgtcctgtagtaaattttgccattaaaatatattccctccgtttcaggttataagtcgttttgatgctctaagtttaatcaagtttgtagaaaaaatagtaatatttttaatccaagacaaatatttttaatgaaactaatttgatgttgtaaatattactaaatttgtctataaatttagtcaaattttaaGCGTTGTAACGTGAAACGGAGGGGTACTAGGTTAAGAAAAACTATACAAGCAGCAAAGCTCATAATAGGTTATTTTCATTGTTAGGAAAAATCAGACACTTAAATGGGTTAATTCGGAATTCAAACGGCAAAGATATTACCAGTTGAATTTTTATGGTTGTTAAAATGGATGTTCCAAAtttcttaaattatttttatatatattacaaaacaATGTTTATTGCGTCATGTCGGCCCCACGCGGTGCCAAGCAGGTAAGGCTGGAGACCGGCACCGGCGTCCGGCGGCATGGGAGCCAGGGCTCGCCGGCGTTTTGTGCCACAACGGATGATGGAGAGCTCatagggaaggagaggagaggatggcgGGCTCACTGATGAGGACTCTACGGCGAGGAGAAGAcggaggtggccggcgacggcaaacCCGATGGCAAACTGCAACCTGAGAAGCTTCGGCGCCGGTACGGTTCGCCGCCGATTTAATGCGATTAAGGGCCCGATCGGGTGGGATTATTATGGTTCAAATGATGAGATGGGAGTGGGGAATCGATTTTCGCATTCAAATGGGAGAGGAAACGATCGGGGAGGCCGATGGATGCATGCGGTGGCGGCTTTTAGGGCTCGTCGGTCGCCGGGGAGAAGAACGAGActcggctggaggaggaagacgccttcgacaggtgggccccacctgtcggtgcgGGAGGGGCTGCCCTGGGCTAGCTGGGCGAGGCGGCCCAAGGCGGAGGTGggccggagagagaggaaggaagatgGGCTAGTGCAGGAGGCGTGGCCCACgagggggaaagaaagagagccGTGGGacagcgaggagggagagagagagactttaAGCCGAACGGGAAAGGGATATTATTttttcgattttgctatatctcacctAAAACATTTTTTCTAGGATCTCATGGTGGAGATCATGCAACCATTACCAAATGAGACATGTATCAATTTTGTTTTGATATGCACCCAAAcatgtaattacaatgtaaatatgATGTAACTATTATAATTGACCGTAATTAtattcatatgatttttataaaaacatctTTTGAGTGATTTATAGCTAGtcccttattttttattttttatttatctttatctttactagcaaaagtgtccgtgcgttgcaccgggtgattACGGAGTATGTGTATTGATCAAAAGTGTTATTTGGTTTAGCAAAAGTGCCCATGCGTTGGAACGGAAAGAAAAGACAAGAGAAttaaattaaaacatattaaattctaatttaatgaaatttaaattttctacaatattaattatacactttgaaattttagcaaaagtgcccgtacgttgcaacggaatgaaaagaaatattaaattaaattaaaacatattaaattctaattaaatgAAATACACATTTTCTGGAATATTAGGGTATTTTTATGTTggtaggtatataattaaattaatgttcaagtaaagtaagtgtgagaaataaaatattacatttggatttaatttttattaaattttctatattaattacactctttgaaattttcttggaattttaCATAGCTTAATTggtaatt from Oryza glaberrima chromosome 6, OglaRS2, whole genome shotgun sequence includes these protein-coding regions:
- the LOC127777056 gene encoding pentatricopeptide repeat-containing protein At5g48910-like yields the protein MHGRGEDAMSLFAGMQRAGVTPNEVTLLGVLTACCHAGLIEEGLHQLDATPEPRIEHFGCVVNMLDRAGRLDEAEELVAAMPAHPDALIWGSLLAACRAHDDIERAERVMRRRTTDADADAGDYVLLSNTYASNGHHGEAVKVRRQMRRNEIDKVPDCSLIEIDGVVHEFKAIPANSIR